The Apium graveolens cultivar Ventura chromosome 6, ASM990537v1, whole genome shotgun sequence genome contains a region encoding:
- the LOC141666212 gene encoding uncharacterized protein LOC141666212, protein MQQYQAMVRNILEATPDITILQINREENSRADELSKLAQNTSDLASSVYFEELKAPSTERSEILCIGSAENWMTLYIAYLRDGTLPEDQRKARYLKYKATRFFLEDGQLYMRTFSAPTLKCVDPDEADYCLREVHEGICGDHLAAKALAYKVIRQGYYWPTVHADFIAYVKKCPQCQKFSKVPRQSPSPPTSVLSPIAFAVWGIDIMGPFPRAKGDLRYVL, encoded by the coding sequence ATGCAACAGTACCAGGCAATGGTGCGAAATATCCTGGAAGCCACTCCCGACATCACCATACTTCAGATCAACAGAGAAGAAAACTCCAGAGCAGATGAGCTGTCCAAGCTCGCACAGAATACTTCAGACCTCGCTAGTTCAGTGTACTTCGAGGAACTCAAGGCACCCAGCACAGAGCGGTCTGAGATCCTGTGCATCGGAAGCGCAGAAAATTGGATGACCCTCTATATAGCTTACTTAAGGGATGGGACACTCCCGGAAGACCAGAGAAAAGCTAGGTACTTAAAGTACAAAGCTACTCGTTTCTTCCTGGAAGATGGGCAACTATACATGAGAACTTTCTCAGCGCCCACGCTGAAGTGTGTAGACCCGGAtgaagcagactactgtctccGGGAAGTCCACGAAGGAATCTGCGGGGATCACTTAGCGGCCAAAGCTTTGGCTTACAAAGTTATCAGACAAGGATATTACTGGCCCACAGTCCACGCCGATTTCATCGCCTACGTCAAGAAATGCCCTCAATGCCAAAAGTTCAGCAAGGTTCCCAGACAAAGCCCCAGCCCGCCAACGTCGGTATTGTCTCCAATCGCGTTCGCCGTTTGGGGCATAGATATCATGGGTCCATTTCCTCGGGCAAAAGGCGATCTTCGCTATGTCCTGTAG
- the LOC141668214 gene encoding putative protein phosphatase 2C 10 — protein sequence MGKLCCFGSQASGGKSAHGAGKGKASQGPIKYGYNLVKGKASHPMEDYHVAKFVRHHGHELGLFAIYDGHLGDGVPAYLQKHLFNNILKEEDFWTDPNRSISKAYERTDQAILTHNPELGRGGSTAVTAILINGQSLWVANVGDSRAVLSRRGKAIQMSIDHEPNTERGSIENKGGFVSNMPGDVARVNGQLAVSRAFGDKNLKNHLRSDPDVKDASIDRDTDLLILASDGLWKVMSNQEAVDIAIKIKNPQKAAKQLSVEALYRESKDDISCIVVHFKG from the exons ATGGGTAAATTATGTTGCTTTGGTTCTCAG GCTTCAGGAGGCAAGTCTGCACATGGAGCTGGCAAGGGAAAAGCTAGCCAGGGACCTATAAAGTACGGGTACAACCTAGTTAAGGGAAAAGCAAGCCATCCCATGGAGGATTACCATGTAGCTAAATTTGTTCGTCACCATGGACACGAACTTGGACTTTTTGCTATATATGATGGGCATCTTGGAGATGGTGTACCTGCTTATCTACAAAAGCACCTGTTTAACAATATTCTAAAGGAG GAAGACTTTTGGACTGATCCAAACAGGTCGATCTCTAAAGCTTATGAAAGAACAGATCAGGCTATACTTACTCACAATCCAGAACTAGGAAGAGGTGGTTCAACCGCGGTTACCGCAATTCTTATAAATGGTCAAAGTCTGTGGGTAGCCAATGTTGGGGATTCACGGGCAGTTCTTTCAAGAAGAGGGAAAGCAATACAGATGAGTATAGATCATGAGCCTAACACTGAGCGTGGTAGCATTGAAAACAAAGGGGGATTTGTCTCAAACATGCCAG GAGATGTTGCAAGAGTAAACGGCCAGTTAGCCGTTTCACGCGCTTTTGGTGACAAGAACCTGAAAAATCACCTAAGGTCTGATCCAGATGTAAAAGATGCAAGTATTGATAGGGATACAGATCTCCTGATTCTTGCAAGTGATGGTCTGTGGAAG GTCATGTCTAATCAAGAAGCAGTTGATATTGCTATAAAGATCAAGAACCCACAGAAAGCAGCAAAACAGCTATCAGTTGAAGCATTGTATAGAGAAAGTAAAGATGATATATCCTGCATTGTGGTTCATTTTAAAGGGTGA